Proteins co-encoded in one Pocillopora verrucosa isolate sample1 chromosome 1, ASM3666991v2, whole genome shotgun sequence genomic window:
- the LOC131785522 gene encoding reactive oxygen species modulator 1-like: MQRAPQPSCFDRVKVGFMIGFAIGMSSAALFGTYSAFKYGLRGRELVSSVGKIMLQGGGTFGVFMSVGTAIRC; this comes from the exons ATGCAAAGAGCACCTCAGCCAAGCTGTTTTGACCGGGTTAAAGTTGGCTTCATGATCGGATTTGCTATTGGAATGAGCTCTGCTGCGCTCTTTGGAACCTATTCTGCGTTCAA ATATGGACTAAGAGGAAGAGAGTTAGTCAGTAGTGTCGGCAAGATCATGCTTCAAGGAGGAGGAACGTTTGGAGTGTTCATGTCTGTTGGCACAGCTATCAGATGTTGA
- the LOC131793045 gene encoding RNA/RNP complex-1-interacting phosphatase-like translates to MFRFSRELPGFVYLGRLLSLTSLRFYRKMNTEVVIDKRIPDKWRDYKPCGVPIPGERIIAFKTPLSHQYDNESDQDNGIKPHERFTPMDLLNCLNRKHIKLGMVVDFTNTYRYYNYRELSDHGILHCKIKCVGKEIPDENVVKRFKTEVCSFLDKRSNSDAVVGVHCTHGLNRSGYVVCRYLIECRGYTPEEAIKAFNKARGHDMERENYLEDLHKKIPEFDFTSFVRVGDNRKQDEIQFDRPRHLHTNSRYASRNDAFEENKTNSRSSNYIRGSTSGYNDFRSRYQQVDRYQPTGTPTQRRHYTERRFRSERHREDDHDTYSRYDDSNRTYYNPERDHRNYPERNYNDHGDGYFYSDNYCEYGREYETYASSSRPRRSREDSYRRDHVKRTSLVRDRPKPYAQRRK, encoded by the exons ATGTTTCGCTTTTCACGAGAGCTTCCGGGATTTGTGTATTTAGGAAGGCTTTTATCTTTAACTTCGCTTAGATTTTACAGGAAAATGAATACAGAGGTAGTTATTGACAAAAGGATACCTGATAA GTGGAGAGACTATAAACCATGTGGGGTACCCATACCAGGAGAGAGAATTATTGCATTTAAGACACCTTTGTCACAT CAATATGACAATGAAAGTGATCAAGACAATGGAATCAAACCGCATGAAAG gTTTACACCGATGGATCTGCTGAATTGCCTCAACCGAAAGCATATAAAACTTGGAATGGTTGTGGACTTCACTAACACTTACAGATATTATAATTACAGG GAGCTCTCTGACCATGGCATACTTCATTGCAAGATCAAATGTgttggaaaagaaattccagATGAAAATGTGGTAAAAAG GTTTAAGACTGAGGTCTGCAGCTTTCTGGATAAGAGGAGTAACTCAG ATGCTGTTGTTGGGGTCCACTGTACTCATGGTCTAAACAGAAGTGGTTATGTAGTTTGTAG ATATCTTATTGAATGCAGAGGATACACCCCTGAAGAGGCTATCAAAG CATTTAATAAAGCTCGAGGACATGATATGGAGCGTGAGAATTACCTGGAGgatcttcataaaaaaatcCCCGAATT CGATTTCACGTCTTTCGTTCGTGTTGGGGATAACCGGAAACAGGACGAAATTCAATTTGACAGACCAAGACATCTCCATACCAACTCAAGATATGCCTCAAGGAACGACGCATTTGAAGAGAACAAAACAAACTCGAGATCTTCTAACTACATCAGGGGAAGTACAAGTGGTTACAACGACTTCAGATCGCGTTATCAACAAGTCGATCGTTATCAACCTACAGGCACCCCAACCCAACGTAGACATTACACGGAAAGGAGGTTTAGAAGCGAACGACACAGGGAAGATGATCATGATACTTATTCTCGCTACGATGATTCTAATAGAACTTATTATAATCCTGAACGTGACCATCGTAATTATCCCGAAAGGAATTATAATGATCACGgtgatggttatttttattctGATAATTACTGTGAATATGGTAGGGAATATGAAACATATGCAAGCTCCAGTCGACCTAGAAGAAGTCGAGAGGACTCTTACAGGCGCGATCACGTAAAGAGAACTTCCTTAGTTAGGGATCGACCGAAGCCATACGCTCAGCGCAGAAAATAA